In bacterium, one genomic interval encodes:
- a CDS encoding aromatic amino acid ammonia-lyase, whose amino-acid sequence MSVVLTGANLTPERLKAVAVDRERVEIPPEALERVDRCRAMCEQKISKREIMYGVTTGIGEFSETVLTPEQTRDYQRYLIYSHAAGIGEPMPEPWVRAAMAGRINVLVHGNSGCRREVPLTMAAILNAGVTPVVCMRGSVGASGDLSPMGQMALVAMGEGEAFYKGERLPGAEAMRRAGVPTITYEARDGLAAINGSNFITGVGSLLLLEMETWLKTQDVAAAMTLEILNVNMSGYDERLHRVRGHAGSITVAKNIRRLTEGSPLLARPGKKVQDAYSLRSTPQSAGPARTALAHAREVFLTELNGVGDNPIFFPEDNEVIAGANFQGTPMALVLEYASMGVVTAAVLAERRINRLMNPALSGGLPGFLTHGGGMFSGMMLTQYTAGAMVCECRVLSTPAAVGSIPAAADQEDFVSMGWTTTLKTRQIMDLVPGVLGIEIMAACQARDFRKTDFAPATQAVYGLVREHVAHLDEDRPLYDDNNKMAELVRSGAILAVAEKVIGPLD is encoded by the coding sequence ATGTCCGTCGTCCTCACCGGCGCTAATCTCACCCCCGAGCGGCTGAAGGCCGTCGCGGTGGACCGCGAGCGGGTGGAGATCCCCCCCGAGGCCCTGGAGCGCGTGGACCGCTGCCGGGCCATGTGCGAGCAAAAGATTTCCAAGCGCGAAATCATGTACGGGGTGACCACGGGCATCGGCGAGTTCTCCGAGACGGTGCTCACGCCGGAGCAGACGCGGGACTACCAGCGGTATCTGATTTACTCGCACGCGGCGGGCATCGGGGAGCCCATGCCCGAGCCGTGGGTGCGGGCGGCGATGGCCGGCCGGATAAACGTGCTGGTCCACGGCAACTCGGGCTGCCGGCGCGAGGTGCCTCTGACCATGGCCGCCATCCTCAACGCCGGGGTGACCCCGGTGGTCTGCATGCGTGGGTCCGTGGGCGCGTCGGGCGACCTGTCGCCCATGGGGCAGATGGCGCTGGTGGCGATGGGCGAGGGCGAGGCGTTCTACAAGGGCGAGCGGCTTCCCGGGGCCGAGGCGATGCGCCGGGCCGGGGTGCCCACCATCACCTACGAGGCCCGCGACGGCCTGGCCGCCATCAACGGCTCCAATTTCATCACCGGCGTCGGTTCGCTCCTCCTGCTGGAGATGGAGACCTGGCTCAAGACCCAAGACGTGGCCGCCGCCATGACCCTCGAGATTCTCAACGTCAACATGAGTGGCTACGACGAGCGGCTGCACCGCGTCCGGGGGCACGCCGGCTCGATCACGGTGGCGAAAAACATCCGGCGGCTGACCGAGGGGTCGCCGCTTCTCGCGCGCCCTGGCAAAAAAGTCCAGGACGCCTACTCCCTGCGCTCGACCCCCCAGTCGGCCGGTCCGGCCCGCACAGCCCTGGCTCACGCCCGCGAGGTCTTCCTCACCGAGCTCAACGGCGTCGGCGACAACCCGATCTTCTTCCCCGAGGATAACGAGGTCATCGCCGGGGCCAACTTCCAGGGCACGCCCATGGCCTTGGTCCTGGAGTACGCCTCGATGGGCGTGGTGACGGCGGCGGTTCTCGCCGAGCGGCGCATCAACCGCCTGATGAACCCCGCCCTGTCGGGAGGGCTGCCCGGTTTCCTGACCCACGGGGGCGGGATGTTCTCCGGGATGATGTTGACCCAGTACACCGCCGGGGCGATGGTCTGCGAGTGCCGGGTGCTCTCGACTCCGGCGGCCGTGGGCAGCATCCCCGCCGCGGCGGACCAGGAGGACTTCGTCTCGATGGGCTGGACCACCACTCTGAAGACGCGCCAGATAATGGACCTCGTCCCCGGCGTGCTGGGGATCGAAATCATGGCCGCCTGCCAGGCGCGCGATTTCCGCAAGACGGACTTCGCCCCGGCCACTCAGGCCGTCTACGGGCTGGTCCGGGAGCACGTGGCGCACCTGGACGAGGACCGGCCGCTCTACGACGACAATAACAAGATGGCCGAGCTGGTCCGCTCGGGGGCGATACTGGCGGTCGCCGAGAAGGTCATCGGCCCGCTGGACTGA